One window of the Candidatus Goldiibacteriota bacterium HGW-Goldbacteria-1 genome contains the following:
- a CDS encoding pseudouridine synthase — protein sequence MMRLQQYIARCGVTSRRKAEELMTQGRVTVNGKFIRELGFKVDAAKDAVKVDGKLLRKETPVYIIMHKPEGCVCTVADEKERRTVLDLLPVHVVDKGRLFPVGRLDYNTTGCLFLTNDGDWANRITHPKYKVDKVYMVKLKGRADTKQLDRLKRGVTVDGVYVKAKEAAPIHKNEQNDVLRMVITQGLNHQVKNMCAAVGLSVVRLKRESVGKVSVAGLKPGEFRYLTRDEIDTFAPLKKEVKPREKKKRP from the coding sequence ATGATGAGGCTTCAGCAGTATATAGCACGCTGTGGTGTTACTTCGCGCAGAAAAGCGGAAGAACTTATGACACAGGGAAGGGTCACTGTAAATGGCAAGTTTATACGTGAATTAGGCTTTAAAGTGGATGCGGCAAAAGATGCTGTTAAAGTGGATGGCAAACTGTTAAGAAAAGAGACCCCTGTATATATAATAATGCACAAACCTGAAGGGTGCGTGTGTACAGTTGCGGATGAAAAAGAAAGGCGAACAGTACTGGATCTTCTTCCTGTGCATGTGGTTGACAAAGGCAGGCTTTTTCCTGTGGGAAGGCTGGATTACAACACCACCGGCTGCCTGTTTCTTACAAATGACGGCGACTGGGCCAACAGAATTACCCATCCTAAATATAAAGTTGATAAAGTATATATGGTTAAATTAAAAGGCAGGGCAGATACAAAGCAGTTAGACCGCCTGAAAAGGGGCGTAACCGTTGACGGCGTATATGTAAAGGCAAAAGAGGCGGCGCCAATTCATAAAAATGAACAGAACGATGTGCTTAGAATGGTTATTACGCAGGGATTGAATCATCAGGTAAAAAATATGTGCGCTGCAGTGGGTTTAAGCGTGGTAAGGCTTAAAAGGGAAAGTGTGGGAAAAGTAAGTGTTGCCGGCCTAAAGCCGGGAGAGTTTCGGTACCTTACAAGGGATGAAATAGATACATTTGCCCCCCTAAAAAAAGAGGTGAAGCCCCGTGAAAAGAAAAAAAGACCTTAG
- a CDS encoding site-2 protease family protein — protein sequence MDRLSEIIIQIVVLIFAVVVHEVSHGLVANKLGDPTAKDMGRLTLNPLPHIDPFMSIILPAMLIFTGSPFVIGGAKPVPVNPAYFKNHKKDMMLVSLAGPGSNILLAVVFALILKAVLLFPALESQGLFMFLKYGIMLNVILAAFNLIPIPPLDGSKVLMGFMPDRMMYSYMKLEPYGLFIVIGLLAFGILDVIFKPIYYAIMKLISFIL from the coding sequence ATGGACAGGCTTTCGGAAATTATTATTCAGATTGTTGTGCTTATATTTGCCGTGGTGGTGCATGAAGTTTCTCACGGCCTTGTGGCAAACAAGCTTGGCGACCCGACCGCAAAAGACATGGGAAGGCTTACTTTAAACCCGCTTCCCCACATAGACCCTTTTATGTCCATTATCCTTCCGGCTATGCTTATATTTACGGGCTCTCCATTTGTAATAGGCGGCGCAAAACCGGTGCCTGTAAATCCGGCATATTTTAAAAACCATAAAAAAGATATGATGCTTGTAAGCCTTGCCGGCCCGGGTTCGAATATATTATTGGCGGTTGTTTTTGCGCTTATACTTAAAGCTGTGCTTTTATTCCCGGCTTTGGAATCGCAGGGATTATTTATGTTTCTTAAATACGGAATAATGCTTAATGTAATTCTTGCGGCGTTTAATCTGATTCCTATTCCGCCGCTTGACGGGTCCAAAGTGTTAATGGGTTTTATGCCGGACAGGATGATGTACAGCTATATGAAGCTTGAACCTTACGGGCTTTTTATTGTGATAGGGCTGCTTGCTTTTGGCATTCTTGATGTGATTTTTAAGCCGATATATTATGCGATTATGAAACTGATATCGTTTATTCTTTAA
- the scpB gene encoding SMC-Scp complex subunit ScpB: MAKIDNDRIIEALLFASDKPLPVQLLAQVMELPHKEVVAAVEQLTTRLKETDSPVTLKEIAGGYELLTLPDYAPYIKKLYKNKLMSRLTRAALEVLAIVAYKQPITKQEVEIIRGVNSDGVYHTLLERKLIKIAGRKDAPGRPLLYTTTKEFMQYLGINTLDDLPKLDEIKTILEKDEYIEKWEDKIEVAKNQTMINFDDEERQKLMHRQSTEEMLAEGDENNSSDEIQGEDKKEVLDEELIPETLDDDEEDETKIRIKDEDEDEDEDEDEDEDDK, encoded by the coding sequence ATGGCAAAAATAGACAATGACAGGATAATAGAGGCGCTTTTATTCGCAAGCGATAAACCTTTGCCGGTGCAGCTGCTGGCGCAGGTAATGGAACTTCCCCATAAGGAAGTGGTGGCTGCGGTAGAACAGCTGACAACAAGGCTTAAGGAAACTGATTCTCCGGTGACGTTAAAAGAAATAGCCGGCGGGTACGAACTGTTGACTCTTCCTGATTATGCCCCTTACATTAAAAAACTTTATAAAAATAAACTGATGTCACGCCTTACCCGCGCCGCACTTGAAGTGCTTGCGATAGTGGCGTACAAACAGCCCATTACAAAACAGGAAGTGGAAATAATAAGGGGTGTTAATTCTGACGGCGTATATCACACGCTTTTAGAACGCAAACTTATAAAAATAGCCGGCCGTAAGGATGCTCCGGGAAGGCCGCTTTTATACACCACCACCAAAGAGTTTATGCAGTATCTTGGCATTAACACGCTTGATGACCTGCCAAAATTGGATGAGATTAAAACCATACTTGAAAAAGATGAATATATTGAAAAGTGGGAAGATAAAATAGAAGTGGCAAAGAATCAGACAATGATTAATTTTGATGATGAAGAAAGGCAGAAACTTATGCACCGGCAGTCAACTGAAGAAATGCTTGCTGAGGGTGATGAGAATAATTCTTCTGATGAAATTCAGGGTGAAGACAAGAAAGAAGTTCTTGATGAAGAGTTAATCCCCGAAACGCTTGATGACGACGAAGAAGATGAAACTAAAATTAGAATAAAAGATGAAGATGAAGATGAAGATGAAGATGAAGATGAAGATGAAGATGACAAATAG
- the trpS gene encoding tryptophan--tRNA ligase, whose translation MESVLSGMRPTGRLHLGHLEGVLKNYVEMQDKYKAFYMVADWHALTTDYEKPKNITENTMEMYIDWLSVGIDPKKAVMFVQSAVKEHAELFLLLSMITPVPWLERNPTYKEQKQELKEKDLSTFGFLGYPVLQAADILVYRANKVPIGEDQRPHLELAREIVRRFNNYYGEFFPEPKEILTMYPKLPGLDGRKMSKSYNNAIYLADSAEETEKKVKMMFTDPLKVKKNDLGHPEECVVCAFHKIYNGEGIDTVEKECREGTRGCVDCKKQLTVFLNARMAPIRETRAQFENKPDLIRDIIKDGNARAAAAAVETMAGVRHCMKLG comes from the coding sequence ATGGAAAGTGTATTAAGCGGAATGAGGCCTACAGGCAGGCTGCACCTTGGCCACCTTGAAGGCGTGCTAAAAAATTATGTGGAAATGCAGGATAAATATAAGGCTTTTTATATGGTGGCTGACTGGCACGCTTTAACCACTGATTATGAAAAACCGAAAAATATCACAGAAAATACAATGGAAATGTATATTGACTGGCTTTCTGTGGGGATTGATCCGAAAAAAGCCGTGATGTTTGTGCAGTCCGCGGTAAAGGAACACGCGGAACTTTTCCTGCTTCTTTCAATGATAACCCCTGTGCCGTGGCTTGAAAGAAATCCCACGTATAAAGAGCAGAAACAGGAGCTTAAAGAAAAAGACCTTTCTACTTTTGGTTTTTTAGGATATCCCGTGCTGCAGGCGGCGGACATACTTGTTTACAGGGCGAATAAAGTTCCCATAGGCGAAGATCAGCGCCCGCATCTTGAACTGGCGCGTGAAATTGTAAGAAGGTTTAATAATTATTATGGTGAATTTTTTCCGGAGCCAAAAGAGATACTTACAATGTATCCCAAACTGCCGGGCCTTGACGGAAGGAAAATGAGCAAAAGTTACAACAATGCTATTTATCTTGCGGACAGCGCTGAAGAAACGGAAAAGAAAGTAAAGATGATGTTTACAGACCCTTTAAAGGTAAAAAAGAATGACCTTGGACACCCTGAAGAATGCGTAGTGTGCGCTTTTCATAAAATTTATAACGGTGAAGGTATTGATACTGTAGAAAAAGAGTGCAGGGAAGGCACGCGCGGATGCGTTGACTGCAAGAAACAGCTGACGGTATTTTTAAACGCAAGGATGGCGCCTATAAGGGAAACGCGCGCGCAGTTCGAGAATAAACCTGATTTAATCAGGGATATCATAAAAGACGGAAATGCAAGGGCCGCTGCTGCCGCAGTTGAAACAATGGCAGGCGTAAGGCACTGCATGAAGCTGGGGTAA
- a CDS encoding phosphoribosylformylglycinamidine cyclo-ligase, which yields MAKKLSYKAAGVNIDAAVDALSKAKAHIKSTFNKKVVTDIGSYGGVFDMGGGQCTVASTDGVGTKLKIAQSINKHDTVGQDIVNHCVNDILVMGAKPLFFLDYFGCGKLEGKVLVDVISGMAKACRENGTVLIGGETAEMPGVYKEGEYDLVGTIVGEVEKKKILTGKKVKPGNAVIGIGSYGLQTNGFSLARRVFESKKIPYTKYIPELKTTLGLALLEPHRSFLKSVYPLVQKGLINAMSHITGGGFYDNIVRVLPGNVDCVIKKGSWEILPIFKMIQKLGGIEDREMHRVFNMGVGMVLIVPADKAKTVVSSLKKSGERAWLIGNITKGNKKVTVV from the coding sequence ATGGCAAAAAAACTTTCATACAAAGCAGCAGGGGTAAATATTGACGCGGCAGTTGACGCGCTTTCTAAAGCAAAAGCACACATAAAATCCACTTTTAATAAAAAAGTGGTAACAGACATAGGCAGTTACGGCGGCGTGTTTGATATGGGCGGCGGACAATGCACCGTTGCCAGCACAGACGGCGTGGGCACCAAACTTAAAATTGCACAGAGTATAAACAAACACGATACCGTGGGGCAGGACATTGTAAACCACTGCGTGAATGACATACTTGTGATGGGCGCAAAGCCCCTGTTTTTTCTTGATTATTTCGGCTGCGGAAAACTTGAAGGCAAGGTGCTTGTGGACGTTATATCAGGAATGGCAAAAGCGTGCAGGGAAAACGGAACGGTATTAATAGGCGGAGAGACGGCAGAAATGCCCGGTGTTTATAAAGAAGGTGAATACGACCTTGTGGGCACGATAGTCGGCGAAGTGGAAAAGAAAAAAATATTAACAGGTAAAAAAGTTAAACCGGGAAACGCGGTTATTGGCATTGGTTCTTACGGGCTTCAAACCAACGGGTTTTCTCTTGCAAGGCGCGTATTTGAAAGCAAAAAAATACCATATACAAAATATATTCCGGAATTAAAGACCACGCTTGGGCTTGCGCTTTTAGAACCCCACAGGTCTTTTTTAAAATCCGTGTATCCGCTTGTACAAAAAGGGCTTATTAACGCAATGTCGCATATAACCGGCGGAGGTTTTTATGATAATATAGTCCGCGTGCTTCCGGGTAATGTGGACTGTGTTATAAAAAAAGGGTCATGGGAAATACTTCCCATATTTAAAATGATACAGAAGCTTGGGGGGATTGAAGACAGGGAAATGCACCGTGTATTTAATATGGGTGTGGGAATGGTTCTTATTGTTCCTGCTGATAAGGCGAAAACGGTTGTCTCTTCACTTAAAAAGTCAGGCGAGCGCGCGTGGCTTATAGGCAATATAACCAAAGGGAATAAAAAAGTTACTGTCGTTTAA
- a CDS encoding prephenate dehydratase codes for MKRKKDLSQYRKQIDAVDKEIVTLLHSRAESVKKIAQLKNSASMEVYDPAREAAVLENLKKVKKGPFPLKGIEAVYSEIFSVSRYLQRGVTVSYLGPIATYSHLAAVNRFGKMTNYSPAVSIKEVFSEVEKGNADYGCVPIENSTEGAVNYTYDMFADSDLKICSEILLKIEHCLLSKESRLSAVKTLFIHPQTLGQCREWIESNIPGAVIKEVSSNSKAALEASKIKGGAAIAAELAAEIYGLKVLAKSVQDMTDNYTRFFIIGKTFSKRTGRDKTSIMVSIKDKPGALYRLLQPFDNYHVNLSNIESRPSKKKAWDYLFFVDVEGYAEDKNVKDALEAVAREAGSVKVLGSYPRF; via the coding sequence GTGAAAAGAAAAAAAGACCTTAGCCAATACAGAAAACAGATTGATGCGGTAGATAAAGAAATAGTTACGCTTCTGCACAGCCGTGCTGAAAGTGTAAAAAAGATAGCGCAGCTTAAAAACTCCGCCAGTATGGAAGTATATGACCCGGCAAGGGAAGCCGCAGTGCTGGAAAATTTAAAGAAAGTTAAAAAGGGCCCTTTCCCGTTAAAAGGCATAGAAGCTGTTTACAGCGAGATTTTTTCGGTTTCTAGGTACCTTCAGCGCGGGGTAACAGTTTCATATCTTGGGCCCATTGCCACTTATTCGCACCTGGCAGCGGTAAATCGGTTTGGAAAAATGACAAATTATTCCCCGGCAGTCAGCATTAAAGAGGTTTTCTCTGAAGTGGAAAAAGGCAATGCTGATTACGGATGCGTTCCCATCGAAAATTCCACTGAAGGCGCTGTAAATTACACTTACGATATGTTCGCGGATTCTGATCTAAAAATATGTTCAGAGATTCTTTTAAAAATAGAACACTGCCTGTTGTCAAAAGAAAGCAGGCTTTCTGCTGTTAAGACGCTTTTTATACACCCGCAGACGCTGGGGCAGTGCAGGGAATGGATAGAAAGCAATATTCCCGGCGCGGTAATTAAAGAGGTATCAAGTAATTCGAAGGCCGCATTGGAAGCGTCAAAAATTAAAGGCGGCGCCGCAATTGCCGCGGAACTTGCCGCTGAAATTTACGGGTTAAAAGTGCTGGCAAAATCCGTGCAGGACATGACGGATAACTATACAAGGTTTTTCATAATAGGCAAAACTTTCAGCAAAAGGACGGGCAGGGATAAGACATCAATAATGGTATCGATTAAGGACAAGCCGGGAGCGCTTTACAGGCTGCTGCAGCCCTTTGATAATTACCACGTGAATCTTTCCAATATTGAATCCAGGCCTTCTAAAAAAAAGGCGTGGGACTACCTGTTTTTTGTTGATGTGGAAGGTTACGCGGAAGATAAGAATGTTAAAGACGCGCTGGAAGCCGTGGCGCGTGAAGCAGGCTCTGTAAAAGTCCTTGGTTCGTACCCAAGGTTTTAA
- a CDS encoding zinc metalloprotease HtpX: MVYEDIAANKNNTFILLFFYGVLIAGLGWIIGVLYGDPYSGIVIGVTASFVMTFISYFNSDKLAILSSGAVVADRKIYPGLYYAAEGMALAAGLPAPRVYVMQSESINAFATGRDPKHSAIAVTTGALKKLTKLELEGVIAHEMSHVKNYDILVSTVAAVMAGAVFMISDLIKRSAFRGRAGRAGIIFVILAIAAAILAPIGAMAIKFAVSRQREYMADASAVLLTRYPQGLIDALEKIKKESYPEEEYNSGMQHMYFANPFRFRADQLFSTHPPLDLRIERLKGNIYKENPKMG; this comes from the coding sequence ATGGTATACGAAGATATAGCAGCCAATAAAAACAATACTTTTATACTGTTGTTTTTCTACGGCGTCCTAATCGCCGGGCTTGGCTGGATTATAGGAGTGCTGTACGGCGACCCGTATTCGGGGATTGTGATAGGCGTAACTGCGTCATTTGTTATGACGTTTATATCGTACTTCAACAGCGATAAGCTGGCCATACTGTCATCAGGCGCTGTAGTGGCGGACAGAAAAATATACCCCGGGCTTTATTACGCCGCAGAGGGTATGGCGCTGGCAGCCGGGCTTCCCGCGCCAAGAGTTTACGTCATGCAAAGCGAAAGCATCAATGCTTTTGCTACAGGACGGGATCCAAAACATTCCGCAATAGCCGTTACAACAGGTGCTTTAAAAAAACTTACCAAACTGGAATTAGAAGGCGTAATAGCCCACGAAATGAGCCATGTAAAAAATTACGACATTCTTGTAAGTACTGTGGCTGCGGTAATGGCAGGGGCAGTTTTTATGATTTCCGACCTTATTAAAAGAAGCGCGTTCCGCGGACGCGCGGGAAGGGCTGGGATTATTTTTGTCATACTGGCAATTGCGGCTGCGATACTTGCACCGATTGGAGCTATGGCCATTAAATTTGCCGTTTCCAGGCAAAGGGAATATATGGCGGACGCGTCAGCAGTTCTGCTTACAAGGTATCCGCAGGGGCTGATTGACGCCCTTGAGAAGATAAAAAAAGAGAGTTATCCGGAAGAAGAATATAATTCAGGAATGCAGCATATGTACTTTGCAAACCCGTTCAGGTTCAGGGCAGATCAGCTTTTTTCCACACATCCGCCGCTGGATTTAAGGATAGAACGCTTAAAGGGGAATATATATAAAGAAAA